From the genome of Cedecea lapagei, one region includes:
- a CDS encoding phage tail tube protein encodes MANCQTDNTKLFGRAVILEVADGCADTVPTEEEFKLLMPGTSKTFDASPNTTTSSADDTKGWVENIVTSSDLTIPFEGEVRVNDRSDQYGVYKFIKYFFGEINAGRQPTVWVRFTMGQIQIQAYMVITALSNDGGTDDIVTLSTEFKVSDGSTVRVTDVADDVPVTGVTVAPKTASIAVGATRQLNATIAPVDATDKAVTWSSSDATKATVSNTGLVTGVAAGTVTITATTADGAKTDTAAITVTA; translated from the coding sequence ATGGCAAATTGTCAGACCGATAACACAAAACTCTTTGGCCGCGCCGTCATTCTGGAAGTGGCTGACGGTTGCGCCGATACCGTGCCTACAGAAGAAGAGTTCAAGCTTCTGATGCCAGGCACATCCAAGACGTTCGATGCTTCACCAAACACAACGACATCATCTGCTGATGACACCAAGGGCTGGGTGGAAAACATCGTTACTTCAAGCGATCTCACAATTCCTTTTGAGGGTGAAGTGCGCGTAAACGATCGCTCCGATCAGTACGGCGTGTATAAGTTCATCAAGTATTTCTTTGGTGAAATTAATGCTGGTCGCCAGCCTACTGTATGGGTTCGCTTCACTATGGGGCAAATCCAGATTCAGGCATATATGGTTATCACCGCGCTCAGCAATGACGGCGGCACCGATGACATCGTTACCCTGTCCACTGAGTTCAAAGTGTCTGACGGCTCTACCGTACGGGTGACTGACGTTGCTGATGACGTTCCGGTGACCGGCGTTACCGTAGCACCTAAGACGGCATCTATTGCTGTGGGGGCAACTCGCCAACTGAATGCAACCATCGCACCGGTCGATGCCACCGACAAAGCTGTAACCTGGTCATCCTCCGATGCTACAAAAGCAACGGTAAGCAATACCGGCCTGGTGACTGGCGTAGCCGCAGGCACCGTGACCATCACTGCGACCACTGCGGACGGCGCGAAGACCGACACCGCAGCTATCACCGTGACTGCGTAA
- a CDS encoding DUF6246 family protein codes for MTPLTELGEFLIGAGRREYFFRPSFAAMTRIGSPAEIVQAFYDLNHDAVSPLFARAYEAYGSVPAWLMEYVSKPGFADRTIGAAINILQACCEDDCSALTGAMVPSRSRPGELIWMPGAMSFEEMVMIASSLITHGIIGKAKVRKLQRNESGQMTREFHAVEYINAARSHFGISKDEAMKLTMTEFQLLLNTKYPEQKGFTKEEYNAVVDDYFAKKQRKLDKAA; via the coding sequence ATGACACCTTTAACTGAACTTGGCGAGTTCCTTATTGGCGCAGGCCGCCGCGAATACTTCTTTCGACCGTCCTTCGCCGCAATGACGCGCATAGGCTCTCCAGCAGAGATTGTGCAGGCTTTTTACGATTTAAACCATGACGCAGTGTCACCGTTATTTGCTCGCGCCTATGAGGCTTACGGGAGTGTTCCTGCGTGGCTTATGGAATACGTCAGTAAGCCGGGATTTGCTGATAGGACAATTGGCGCAGCGATTAACATCCTGCAGGCTTGTTGTGAAGATGACTGCTCAGCGCTAACCGGTGCTATGGTGCCAAGCCGTAGCCGTCCCGGAGAATTAATCTGGATGCCCGGAGCGATGTCGTTTGAAGAGATGGTGATGATAGCCAGTTCGCTCATCACCCACGGAATTATCGGCAAAGCTAAGGTGCGCAAGCTGCAGCGCAACGAATCAGGCCAGATGACGCGAGAGTTTCACGCTGTCGAGTACATCAATGCTGCCCGCTCGCATTTCGGCATCTCGAAAGACGAAGCCATGAAGCTGACCATGACAGAATTCCAGTTACTGCTAAACACCAAATATCCTGAGCAGAAGGGCTTCACGAAAGAAGAGTACAACGCCGTTGTTGATGACTATTTCGCGAAGAAGCAACGCAAGCTGGATAAGGCCGCATGA